A genomic window from Acinetobacter lwoffii includes:
- a CDS encoding aldehyde dehydrogenase family protein yields MMTVYQNLDQQFIHGQWQGGTSTRTIKNINPYTQSEIFSMAAASSVDVDSAYTAAEQAFQQGVLNSTEVRKTVLQNVITIIQQRRDEIIDWLIIESGSTRIKAGLEVDAALGIIQESLAFPDQIQTEQLESKDPARKSLVLRKPLGVIAVISPWNFPFHLSLRSVATAIACGNTVVLKPASDTPVTGGTLIGKLFEEAGLAAGALNIVAGAGSEIGDYFVEHSAPKMISFTGSTEVGKSVGSKALASSRIKRLALELGGNAPLVILDDADLDLAVELTLMGRFMHQGQICMSTNRVIVDASIHDAYVDKLLDQIKMIPVGDPNLEDTVIGPIINQSQVEKHQQIIQTGSEQGAQLVYEGGIEGNLVYPHIFIDVAEDSDLAQQESFGPILPILKARDEAHALNLANATEFGLSSAVCTSNIERGTAFAAQLDIGMTHINGISVADQSNAPFGGEKNSGLGRFNGRWIFEEFTRTHWLTVPN; encoded by the coding sequence ATGATGACGGTATATCAAAATTTAGACCAGCAGTTTATTCATGGTCAGTGGCAAGGCGGTACTTCAACCAGAACAATAAAAAATATAAACCCCTATACCCAGAGTGAAATTTTTAGCATGGCAGCGGCCAGTTCTGTCGATGTAGACAGTGCTTATACCGCAGCAGAGCAGGCTTTTCAGCAGGGTGTTTTGAATTCCACTGAAGTACGAAAAACAGTGCTGCAAAATGTGATCACAATTATTCAGCAGCGTCGTGATGAAATCATTGACTGGCTGATCATTGAATCTGGTAGTACACGTATTAAGGCAGGCCTAGAGGTAGATGCTGCTCTGGGCATTATTCAGGAAAGTCTGGCTTTTCCAGATCAGATACAAACAGAACAGCTGGAAAGTAAAGATCCCGCACGTAAAAGTCTGGTTTTGCGCAAGCCTTTAGGCGTGATTGCAGTCATCAGTCCATGGAACTTTCCATTTCATTTGTCTTTACGTTCAGTGGCTACTGCAATTGCCTGTGGTAATACCGTTGTATTGAAGCCGGCCAGTGATACCCCGGTGACTGGCGGTACCTTAATCGGCAAGCTATTTGAAGAAGCAGGTTTAGCTGCAGGTGCACTGAATATCGTTGCCGGGGCTGGTAGTGAAATCGGGGATTATTTTGTTGAGCATTCAGCGCCGAAAATGATTTCATTTACCGGTTCGACTGAAGTGGGGAAAAGTGTCGGCAGTAAAGCCTTGGCCAGTTCCCGAATCAAGCGTCTGGCACTTGAACTGGGTGGCAATGCACCTTTGGTTATTCTGGATGATGCCGATCTTGATCTAGCAGTTGAACTGACGCTGATGGGGCGTTTTATGCATCAGGGACAAATTTGCATGAGTACCAATCGGGTCATTGTCGATGCATCAATCCATGATGCTTATGTAGATAAACTTCTGGATCAGATCAAAATGATTCCAGTGGGTGATCCAAATCTGGAAGATACCGTGATTGGACCGATCATTAACCAGAGTCAGGTTGAAAAACATCAACAGATCATTCAAACAGGGAGTGAGCAGGGCGCGCAACTGGTGTATGAAGGGGGAATCGAAGGGAATCTGGTCTATCCACATATTTTTATTGATGTCGCGGAAGATTCCGATCTGGCGCAGCAAGAAAGTTTTGGGCCGATTTTACCTATCTTAAAAGCCCGGGATGAAGCACATGCTTTAAATCTGGCCAATGCGACTGAGTTCGGTTTGTCCAGTGCAGTATGTACCTCAAACATCGAGCGAGGCACTGCTTTTGCCGCACAACTGGATATTGGGATGACACATATTAATGGCATTAGTGTTGCAGACCAGTCAAACGCACCCTTTGGTGGCGAGAAAAATTCAGGATTGGGTCGTTTTAATGGCCGCTGGATTTTTGAGGAATTTACCCGGACACATTGGTTAACTGTACCTAATTAA
- a CDS encoding malate synthase G, which translates to MTARIQKGKLAIAKELYDFIENEALPGSGLDSETYWKNFEQVVVDLSPKNKALLAKRDDIQAKIDEWHRNNTFELQAYKAFLTEIGYLLPEVEDFQISTENVDEEIAVLAGPQLVVPVRNARYCLNAANARWGSLYDALYGFDVISEEDGAEKGKGYNPKRGEKVVAFAKNFLDETFPLAQGSHADATQYAVEANALVVTLKDGSKTTVADAAKFVGYNGEASAPTEIVLKNNGLHAIIQIDANSSIGQTDAAGVKDVVLEAAVTTIQDLEDSIAAVDAEEKVEGYRNWLGLMKGTLEESIEKNGKTVTRKLNEDRTFKNVEGGETKVHGRSLMLLRNVGHLMTNPAILVDGAEIYEGIMDALVTPLLSFADIKGENTIKNSRQGSMYIVKPKMHGPEEVAFAVELFERAEQALGLPAKTLKIGIMDEERRTSVNLKNCIAQAKDRTIFINTGFMDRTGDEIHTFMEAGPFVRKGEVKGQIWFPAYENRNVMIGLQAGLRGKAQIGKGMWPKPDMLLDMYKTKTEHPEAGASCAWVPSPTGAVIHAIHYHQINVADRQQELLSTQPLSLDDLLTPPLAKDTNWSEEEKTKELENNCQGILGYVVRWVDLGVGCSKVPDINDVGLMEDRATLRISSQHVANWLRHGIVSREQVEEVMQRMAKIVDEQNANDPLYTPMSADFANNIAFQAASDLIFKGGEQPSGYTEPLLHAARLKLKGYTGD; encoded by the coding sequence ATGACTGCACGTATTCAAAAAGGCAAGTTAGCGATTGCTAAAGAACTTTACGATTTCATCGAAAATGAAGCACTACCAGGTTCTGGTTTAGACAGCGAAACATACTGGAAAAACTTTGAACAAGTCGTTGTTGATCTTAGCCCTAAAAATAAAGCACTTTTGGCTAAGCGTGATGACATTCAGGCGAAAATTGATGAATGGCACCGCAATAACACATTTGAATTACAAGCTTACAAAGCTTTCTTGACTGAAATTGGCTACTTGTTACCAGAAGTAGAAGATTTTCAAATCAGCACTGAAAATGTAGACGAAGAGATTGCAGTACTGGCAGGTCCACAGTTGGTGGTACCGGTACGTAATGCACGTTACTGCCTGAACGCTGCAAACGCACGTTGGGGTTCTTTGTACGATGCACTTTATGGTTTCGATGTCATCTCTGAAGAAGATGGCGCGGAAAAAGGCAAAGGCTATAACCCGAAACGTGGTGAAAAAGTTGTCGCATTTGCAAAGAATTTCCTCGACGAAACTTTCCCATTGGCACAAGGTTCGCACGCAGACGCAACTCAATACGCAGTTGAAGCTAATGCACTGGTTGTTACCCTAAAAGACGGTTCAAAAACAACTGTGGCAGATGCCGCTAAATTCGTTGGTTACAATGGCGAAGCTTCAGCACCGACTGAAATCGTACTTAAAAATAATGGCTTGCACGCAATCATCCAGATTGATGCCAATAGTTCGATTGGTCAAACTGACGCAGCAGGCGTAAAAGACGTCGTTCTTGAAGCGGCAGTTACGACCATTCAGGACTTGGAAGACTCGATTGCAGCCGTTGATGCTGAAGAAAAAGTGGAAGGCTACCGTAATTGGTTAGGCCTGATGAAAGGTACTTTAGAAGAGTCTATTGAGAAAAACGGTAAAACTGTTACCCGTAAACTGAATGAAGACCGCACTTTCAAAAATGTAGAAGGTGGTGAAACTAAAGTTCATGGCCGCTCATTGATGTTGCTGCGTAACGTTGGTCATTTAATGACAAACCCGGCGATTCTGGTAGATGGCGCAGAGATCTATGAAGGCATCATGGATGCACTGGTTACGCCATTGTTGTCTTTCGCAGACATCAAAGGTGAAAACACGATCAAGAACTCGCGTCAAGGTTCAATGTATATCGTTAAGCCGAAAATGCATGGTCCTGAAGAAGTAGCATTTGCCGTTGAATTGTTTGAACGTGCCGAACAGGCACTTGGCTTACCTGCAAAAACTTTAAAAATCGGGATCATGGATGAAGAACGCCGTACTTCTGTGAACTTGAAGAACTGTATTGCACAAGCCAAAGATCGTACTATCTTCATCAATACAGGTTTCATGGACCGTACCGGCGATGAAATCCATACCTTTATGGAAGCTGGTCCATTCGTTCGTAAAGGCGAAGTAAAAGGCCAAATCTGGTTCCCAGCTTATGAAAACCGTAACGTGATGATCGGTCTGCAAGCGGGTTTACGTGGTAAAGCACAGATTGGTAAAGGCATGTGGCCAAAGCCAGACATGCTGCTTGACATGTACAAAACCAAAACTGAACATCCTGAAGCGGGTGCGAGCTGTGCATGGGTTCCATCACCTACAGGTGCGGTGATCCACGCGATTCACTATCACCAGATTAATGTTGCAGACCGTCAGCAAGAACTATTGTCGACTCAGCCTTTATCTCTAGATGATTTGTTGACACCGCCATTGGCGAAAGACACCAACTGGTCTGAAGAAGAAAAAACCAAAGAACTTGAAAATAACTGTCAAGGTATTTTAGGTTATGTGGTTCGTTGGGTAGATTTGGGTGTAGGTTGTTCTAAAGTGCCAGACATCAATGATGTCGGTTTAATGGAAGACCGTGCAACTCTACGTATTTCTTCACAACACGTTGCGAACTGGTTGCGTCACGGTATCGTAAGTCGTGAACAGGTAGAAGAAGTCATGCAACGTATGGCGAAAATTGTGGATGAGCAAAATGCCAATGATCCATTGTATACGCCAATGTCTGCTGACTTTGCCAACAATATTGCATTCCAGGCAGCATCTGACCTGATCTTCAAAGGTGGTGAGCAGCCATCAGGTTATACCGAGCCGCTTCTACACGCAGCGCGTTTAAAGTTAAAAGGTTATACAGGTGATTAA
- a CDS encoding helix-turn-helix domain-containing protein: MKRSVLSLMYLIQGMRKAGMEVDQKLQNIGLRVDAFDPSSVIHPSLEHDVLKVVGQEIQPEQGLLIGQHYALAGYGPLLMLLVTSPTVRDALNQVIRFQQLTHLTGQLALQQSEHHSALCYRAKQQDDHLRMLLAQAEISGTFKFIREIYKLMGLSKPDLRIELPFAYPEDLNTLKVYHDYYGTQVQFDASRAAFWFDEAVLDIKIPSADAVTFAVYEAKCLAELERLQQDEQTPTVVQRVQDYLEIQSGLMPSMAETAQALNIPERTLRHQLQQCDTSYKQIREEIIKDKALRLIEYKQYSIEMIAELLGYSEPAAFNHAFKRWFGQSPRQYIK; this comes from the coding sequence ATGAAACGTTCTGTTCTCAGTCTGATGTATTTGATTCAAGGAATGCGCAAGGCTGGCATGGAGGTCGATCAGAAACTGCAAAACATTGGGCTGCGTGTAGATGCCTTTGATCCAAGCTCGGTGATCCATCCGAGTCTGGAACATGATGTGCTTAAGGTGGTGGGACAGGAAATCCAACCTGAACAGGGATTATTGATTGGCCAGCATTATGCTTTGGCAGGTTATGGTCCCTTACTCATGTTGCTGGTGACCAGTCCTACGGTACGTGATGCATTGAATCAGGTGATCCGTTTTCAGCAGTTGACGCATTTGACCGGTCAGTTGGCCTTGCAGCAAAGCGAGCATCATAGCGCGCTATGTTATCGAGCCAAGCAGCAGGATGATCATTTGAGAATGTTGCTGGCACAGGCAGAGATTTCCGGAACGTTTAAGTTTATCCGGGAAATCTACAAATTGATGGGCTTATCCAAACCTGATTTGCGGATCGAGTTGCCATTTGCCTATCCAGAAGATCTGAATACCTTAAAGGTCTACCATGATTATTATGGAACACAGGTACAGTTTGATGCATCTCGGGCAGCATTCTGGTTTGATGAAGCAGTGCTAGATATTAAAATTCCCTCTGCGGATGCGGTGACTTTTGCCGTCTATGAAGCCAAATGTCTGGCTGAACTGGAACGCTTGCAACAGGATGAGCAGACGCCGACTGTGGTGCAGCGCGTGCAGGATTATCTGGAGATCCAAAGCGGCCTGATGCCCAGCATGGCTGAAACGGCACAGGCGCTGAATATCCCGGAACGAACCTTGCGGCATCAGTTACAGCAATGTGATACCAGTTATAAGCAGATTCGCGAAGAAATTATTAAAGATAAGGCTTTGCGACTGATTGAATACAAACAGTATTCGATTGAAATGATTGCAGAATTATTAGGCTATTCCGAGCCAGCCGCTTTTAACCATGCCTTTAAACGCTGGTTTGGGCAAAGTCCTCGGCAATATATAAAATAG
- the zapE gene encoding cell division protein ZapE: MSDFNSQHSTAFSPISPAERYAQAISSGQFMPDEAQAMAVHELNRVWLELIQRFKASKKAFRRFRRQTSPKGVYMWGGVGRGKTWLMDQFYDSIPFRRKTRMHFHHFMQHVHRELNKLSGQRNPLDIVADRIYKEAVIICFDEFFVSNVTDAMILSDLFQKLFERGITLVATSNIAPDGLYKNGIHRDRFMPTIELVKKNCVVLNVDAGVDYRLRVLKQAQLFKFPLTHDHKNWIAQRFSALTQTQTCSEEPIIINNRIVETVSHTEDVLWCEFSELCLKPRSPADFIEVANIYNTVLVSNVPHLTDFLNDGTRRFIYLVDEFYDRGVKLLLTSEDNIVDIYQGEKLAFEIERTRSRLLEMQSDEYLNSEHRQIEKIASVNAE, translated from the coding sequence ATGTCCGATTTTAATTCACAGCACAGCACCGCTTTTAGTCCGATTTCTCCTGCAGAACGTTATGCACAAGCGATCTCTTCGGGACAGTTTATGCCTGATGAAGCACAGGCAATGGCAGTACATGAACTGAATCGTGTCTGGCTGGAATTGATTCAGCGTTTTAAGGCATCGAAAAAAGCATTTCGCCGCTTTCGCCGTCAGACGTCTCCGAAAGGCGTATATATGTGGGGTGGAGTAGGGCGTGGCAAAACTTGGTTGATGGATCAGTTTTACGATTCGATTCCGTTTCGCCGTAAAACCCGGATGCATTTTCACCATTTTATGCAGCATGTGCATCGTGAGTTAAACAAATTATCCGGACAGCGTAACCCCCTAGATATCGTGGCAGATCGGATTTATAAAGAAGCGGTCATCATCTGTTTTGATGAATTTTTTGTATCCAACGTAACGGATGCGATGATTCTAAGCGATCTGTTCCAGAAGCTATTTGAACGCGGTATTACCTTGGTCGCTACCTCGAATATCGCACCGGACGGTTTATATAAAAACGGCATTCATCGTGACCGTTTTATGCCTACCATCGAACTGGTCAAGAAAAACTGTGTGGTCTTAAATGTTGATGCCGGAGTCGATTACCGTCTACGGGTTCTAAAACAGGCACAATTGTTTAAATTCCCGTTAACGCATGATCATAAAAACTGGATTGCTCAACGTTTTAGCGCTTTGACCCAGACTCAGACCTGTTCTGAAGAGCCGATTATTATCAACAACCGTATTGTTGAAACCGTTTCACATACTGAAGATGTGTTGTGGTGCGAGTTTTCTGAACTGTGTTTAAAGCCACGTAGTCCGGCTGATTTTATTGAAGTCGCCAATATTTATAATACGGTTTTGGTCAGCAATGTGCCACACCTGACCGATTTTCTGAATGATGGAACACGCCGTTTTATTTATCTGGTCGATGAATTTTATGACCGCGGCGTCAAGTTACTCTTAACCTCAGAAGATAATATCGTGGATATTTACCAGGGTGAAAAACTGGCCTTTGAAATTGAACGGACCCGTTCCCGTTTGCTGGAAATGCAGTCGGATGAATACCTGAATTCTGAACATCGCCAGATTGAGAAAATCGCCTCCGTGAACGCAGAGTAA
- a CDS encoding SOS response-associated peptidase family protein produces MCANFKPLTLEQLHNLGLPEIPFEYPEEVYPNYATPLLFHSAQGLEWRSVNFGLIPKWAEDKTIGTKTYNARNETLLQKPTFAEATAKCHFGVIPVSEFYESKYFDNKPQRWGVRRKDGQATFIAAVYEIARVQGEIVRSASMITMDAIDHPMMKEFHEPGNIKRSVIVIPQQRLQEWLTLRHPDIHSFVEGFPVEEFECSHVPKEKIKKVSPQLNFFDF; encoded by the coding sequence ATGTGCGCCAACTTTAAGCCTTTAACCTTAGAACAGTTGCATAATCTGGGATTGCCAGAAATTCCTTTTGAATATCCAGAGGAGGTCTATCCCAATTATGCTACACCGCTTTTGTTTCATTCAGCTCAAGGACTGGAATGGCGTTCCGTGAATTTTGGACTCATTCCGAAATGGGCAGAAGACAAAACTATAGGTACCAAGACCTATAACGCCAGAAATGAAACCTTACTGCAAAAGCCCACCTTCGCTGAAGCCACCGCCAAATGTCATTTTGGCGTCATTCCGGTATCGGAATTTTATGAGTCTAAATATTTTGACAATAAACCGCAGCGTTGGGGTGTAAGACGTAAAGATGGTCAGGCGACTTTTATTGCAGCTGTGTATGAGATTGCTCGGGTACAAGGTGAAATTGTACGCTCTGCCAGCATGATTACCATGGATGCAATTGATCATCCCATGATGAAGGAGTTTCATGAGCCGGGTAATATCAAACGCTCGGTTATTGTGATTCCACAGCAGCGACTGCAAGAATGGCTAACGCTAAGGCATCCAGATATTCATAGCTTTGTAGAGGGCTTTCCAGTAGAAGAGTTCGAATGTTCACATGTACCAAAAGAAAAAATCAAAAAAGTCAGTCCACAACTGAACTTTTTTGATTTTTAG
- a CDS encoding IS4 family transposase, which translates to MNLSQNLDLTLKQTLPSLSQFSELIDLNWIEDCLDQTGKASIRKRKLPAEHVVWLVIGLALFRNQPIWYVVQQLQLVFGTAEYCVPSASVQARQRLGLEPMSALFSTLSQAWFKDSQQQYSNFHGLCVCAVDGVVWSMPHTEENFKHFGSSKGKTAAAPYPQVRATCLVNTNTHEMIDAQMGSMDQGELTLASQLKAPVRSITLFDRAYFSADFLVSWQSQAEESHWLMRAKDNLRYEVIHHNAAHDFQIKMPVSARAKKINPSLGDYWEARLIEVEYAGKIRRYITSLTDSKVYPFKDLAMLYIQRWEIEMCYREIKSDLQDARILRSKQPDLVYQELWGVFIAYNILRRQMRFIAEHAKVSPLRISFHIASMSIINILRHTPLESAGNLPKHLAQLFEQSKIFVLPEKRQRQCPRVVKIKAQKYPRKCQSIS; encoded by the coding sequence ATGAATTTATCTCAGAATCTAGATTTAACATTAAAACAAACCCTACCTTCACTTTCACAATTCAGTGAATTGATTGATTTAAACTGGATTGAAGATTGCTTAGACCAAACAGGTAAAGCATCAATTCGAAAAAGAAAACTGCCTGCTGAACATGTTGTTTGGCTGGTAATCGGACTTGCTCTATTTCGAAATCAACCGATTTGGTATGTGGTTCAACAATTGCAACTTGTTTTCGGTACGGCAGAATACTGTGTACCGAGTGCATCCGTACAAGCAAGACAACGCTTAGGCTTAGAACCCATGAGTGCTTTATTTTCGACATTAAGTCAGGCATGGTTTAAAGACTCACAACAACAATATAGCAACTTTCACGGTCTATGCGTTTGTGCTGTAGATGGTGTGGTTTGGTCTATGCCTCATACAGAAGAAAACTTTAAGCACTTTGGTTCATCCAAAGGCAAAACAGCAGCTGCACCTTACCCACAAGTTAGAGCGACTTGCCTGGTGAATACCAATACCCATGAAATGATTGATGCCCAAATGGGTAGTATGGATCAAGGTGAATTAACCTTAGCCAGTCAATTAAAAGCACCAGTTCGCAGTATTACCCTATTTGATCGTGCTTACTTCTCTGCTGATTTTTTAGTGAGCTGGCAATCTCAGGCAGAAGAGAGTCATTGGTTGATGCGAGCAAAGGACAACCTGCGTTATGAAGTGATTCATCATAATGCGGCCCATGACTTTCAGATCAAAATGCCTGTTTCAGCAAGAGCAAAAAAGATAAATCCGTCATTGGGTGACTATTGGGAAGCACGTTTAATTGAAGTTGAATATGCAGGAAAAATAAGACGTTACATTACATCATTAACAGATTCTAAAGTTTATCCATTCAAAGACCTTGCAATGCTTTATATCCAGCGTTGGGAAATAGAAATGTGTTATCGGGAAATTAAAAGTGATTTACAGGATGCAAGGATTTTAAGAAGCAAACAACCTGATTTGGTCTATCAAGAATTGTGGGGGGTATTTATTGCATATAATATCTTAAGAAGACAGATGAGGTTTATCGCTGAACATGCAAAGGTGAGTCCTTTAAGGATCAGTTTCCATATTGCATCTATGAGTATTATCAATATCTTAAGGCACACACCTTTAGAATCAGCAGGAAACCTACCCAAACATTTAGCGCAATTATTTGAACAATCTAAAATATTTGTATTACCTGAAAAAAGGCAAAGGCAATGTCCGCGAGTAGTGAAAATTAAAGCACAAAAATATCCAAGAAAATGCCAGTCAATTTCTTAA